The genomic DNA AGCGTGAACGTCGTCATGACCAGGTAGAAGCTGGTCTGCCGGCCGGCGCCGAGATAGCTCGTCGAGTAGGCGAACACGAGCGCGCCGATCACGAGCGCGATGAGCGCGAACACCACGGAGAGCCCGTCGGCGCGCAACGCCACGTCCACCCCCAGGGCGGGCACCCAGGCCGTGCGCCACTCCGTGGGTCTGCCGCCGAGCGCGTCGGACACGGCGGGCCAGAGGGTGGCGACGGCGCCGAGGTACAGCCCCGCGAGTGGCCAGCCCGCCAACCGGCCCAGGCGGGCGCACGTCACCGGCGTGACGGCGACGGCCACCGCGAGCGTGACCAACGTCCACACCAAGGGCATCCGCGGAGAACCTGAACCTTCTGGGGGAGAGGGGAGATCGGCGCGCAGGGCGACGCGACGTGCAAAACGGTACCTGGGTTCGCCTCAACCGCACCGCCGCGCGACGCGCGGGCCGGCCACGTCGTACGACGTCCGTGGTGGTCAACGGCCTGCTCGCGCGCGCGGCGTCTCACGAGCTGGGCACGCCGGGACCGGCTCGCGGAAGCCGGGCGGATGCGTTCCGCTGCTCCTTGCGCGCGCCCGCCCAGGGGTGAAGGATGTGGACAGTGCCAGCGCGGGCACTGCACAACGGAATCCGGGGGAATGACGTGAGTCTGCGGCGAGTGGTCCGGGGCGTAGCAGCGGTCGTCGTCGCGGGGGCGCTCGGCGGCCTGTCCGGCGGCCTCGCCGCGGCCTCGACCGACGACGGATCACGGCCCGCGCCCCCGGCCGAGCGGTCCGCCGCTCCGACGCCCGCGCCGCGGCAGCCGTGGAGTTCGACGTACCCTTCCCCGCCGCCGCCCCCGCCGGCACCAGAGCCCGAGCCTGCGCCCCCCACACCTGGGCCGGAACCTGCGCCCCCCACGCCGGTGCCGGCACCGCCGCCTGCCCCGCCCACGCCGGCCGTGCCGGCGATTTGCCTGCAGCGGCCACACATCCTGTGCGCCAGCAAGGCCGAGAAGACGCTGCGCTACTTCGAGCGTGGGGCGTTGTGGCTGGCCACGCCGGTGGCGTTCGGGCGGCCGGGCTACGAGACGCCGAGCGGCCTATACGCCGTCCGCGTCAAGGACGCCAACGCGTGGAGCAAGGAGTACGACACGGCGATGCCGTACAGCCTGGAGTACGACCTGGCGCGCGGCATCTACATCCACTACTCGCCCACCTTCGCCGCAGCCGGTCCCGGCTACATCGGCAGCCACGGCTGCGTCAACATCGGCGACCTCGAGGCGGCGAAGACCCTGTTCAACCGGGTGCCGTTGGGTGCCGCGGTCTACGTGTACTAGGCGCCCGCCCAGCGAGCTCTCGCCGCGCCCCTGGCGGGGCGGTTAGGCTCCCGGGTATGGGCTCGGGAATGCGCGCGGACGGGACGATCGTGCGGGTACGTCGGGTGCAGCCCGACGAGGCCGCCGCAGTCGGCGAGCTGGCGGTGCGCGCGTACGACCCCAGCGGCCTGGCGCCGAACGACCCCTACTTCGCGGACCTGCGCGATGTCGCGGCGCGCGACGCGGCGGCCGAGGTGTGGGTCGCCGTCCGCGACGAGGGCGATGGGCTCGCGCGCGGGGTCCTCGGCACGGTCACCTGGTGTCCCACCGGCTCGCCGTGGGGCGAGATCGCCCGCCCGGGCGAGGCCGAGTTCCGGATGTTGGCCGTGGATCCCGGCGCGCAACGGCTGGGGGTCGGCACCGCGCTGGTGTCGGCGTGCGTCGCGCGAGCCCGGGCCCAGGGGGCCGATGGCGTGGTGCTCTCGACGGCCGAGTGGATGGTCGCGGCGCATCGGCTCTACGCGGAGCTGGGCTTTCGCCGCGACCCATCCCGGGACTGGTCACCCAGGCCGGACATCCGGCTGCTGGCTTACGGCTTGCCGCTCTGATCGCCGCCGGGGCGCACGGCGTCGACGTACAGGTCGGCCTCCGGTCGGTTCAGCAGGGAGTGTCGGTGACCGTAGAGGAAGTAGATCGCGAGGCCGACGGCGAACCAGACCAGGAAGCGCAGCCAGGTCACCGGCTCCAGGAACGAGATGAGCCAGAGCGAGAAGAGCACCCCGAGCGCGGGCACGAGCGGGACCGCCGGGCAGCGGAACGGCCGCTCGATGTCGGGCCGGGTGCGCCGCAGCACGATGATCGAGATGCAGACCAGGACGAAGGCGAGCAGGATGCCGATGTTCGTCAGCTCGGCGACCTCCGCGATCGGCAGCAGCCCGGCAATCACGGCCGAGGCGACCCCGACCACCCAGGTGACCCGCACGGGCACGTGCCGCGTGGCGTGGGTCTTCGCGAACCACCGGGGCAGCAGACCGTCGCGGCTCATGGCGAACCAGACCCGGGTGACGCCCAGCATGAACGTGAACATGACCGTCAGGATGCCCACGATCGCGCCGACGGCGATGATCGTCGCGAGGCCGTCCAGGCCCACCGTGGCGAACGCCGAGGAGATGCCGGACTTCGGGTCGATCTGGGTGTAGGGGATCATCCCCGTGAGGACGAGGCAGACCCCGACATAGAGGACCATCGAGACGGCCAGGGAATACATGATCGCCTTCGGCATGTGCCGCTGGGCGTCCTTCGACTCCTCGGCCGCGGTGCTCATCGCGTCGTACCCGAACACCGCGAAGAAGACCGTCGCCGCGCCGCCCATCGCGCCGGTCCAGCCCGCGGGGGCGAACGGGGTGTAGTTGTCGGTCTTGACGTGCATGGCGCCGACGATGATCACCAGCAGGACCACGGCGACCTTGATGCCGACGACGAAGGTCTCGAAGCGCGCCGCGTTCTTGATGCCCAGCGTGAGCAGGAACGCGATGAACAGGCAGAGCAACGCGGCGAACAGGTCGATGCGATGCCCGTCACCAGTCCCCGGCGCGCCGAGCATCCACTGCGGCAGCGTGATCCCGAGCTGTTTGAGGAGGAACCCGAAGTAGCCCGAGATGCCGATGGCGACGACCGCCACGATGGCCGTGTATTCCAGCAGCAGGTCCCAGCCGATGCACCAGCCCACGACCTCGCCGAGCACGGCGTACGAATACGTGTAGGCGGACCCGGCCCGCGGGATCATGCCCGCGAACTCGGCGTAGCTGAACGCAGCGGCCGCGCTCGCGATGCCCGCGATGAGGAAGGAGATCAGCACCGCCGGTCCGACGCCCTTGCCGCCCTGCGCGCCGCTCGCGACGCTGCCGGCGAGGGAGAAGATCCCGGCGCCGATGATGCCGCCGATGCCGATGGCCGTGAGCTGCCACAGCCCAAGCGTGGGCAGGAGCGCTGTGGGTCCCCGATGCGGCTCCGCGATGTCATCGATCGGCTTCCGGCGCAGATAGCTACGTGTGTCGGCCACGGGGGCCACTATCCCCGATCTTGGTCCCACGGTGCGAGATGTGATCTGGTGGAGATTGATCACGAGGCGGCGGCGGGACGGGAGGTGGGTCATGGAGGTCGTCATCTGCGCCGACGCGGCGGAGGCGGGCGCACTCGCGGCGGACGCCATCGTGGCGTTGTTCC from Austwickia sp. includes the following:
- a CDS encoding L,D-transpeptidase translates to MPAICLQRPHILCASKAEKTLRYFERGALWLATPVAFGRPGYETPSGLYAVRVKDANAWSKEYDTAMPYSLEYDLARGIYIHYSPTFAAAGPGYIGSHGCVNIGDLEAAKTLFNRVPLGAAVYVY
- a CDS encoding GNAT family N-acetyltransferase codes for the protein MRADGTIVRVRRVQPDEAAAVGELAVRAYDPSGLAPNDPYFADLRDVAARDAAAEVWVAVRDEGDGLARGVLGTVTWCPTGSPWGEIARPGEAEFRMLAVDPGAQRLGVGTALVSACVARARAQGADGVVLSTAEWMVAAHRLYAELGFRRDPSRDWSPRPDIRLLAYGLPL
- a CDS encoding amino acid permease, whose product is MTHLPSRRRLVINLHQITSRTVGPRSGIVAPVADTRSYLRRKPIDDIAEPHRGPTALLPTLGLWQLTAIGIGGIIGAGIFSLAGSVASGAQGGKGVGPAVLISFLIAGIASAAAAFSYAEFAGMIPRAGSAYTYSYAVLGEVVGWCIGWDLLLEYTAIVAVVAIGISGYFGFLLKQLGITLPQWMLGAPGTGDGHRIDLFAALLCLFIAFLLTLGIKNAARFETFVVGIKVAVVLLVIIVGAMHVKTDNYTPFAPAGWTGAMGGAATVFFAVFGYDAMSTAAEESKDAQRHMPKAIMYSLAVSMVLYVGVCLVLTGMIPYTQIDPKSGISSAFATVGLDGLATIIAVGAIVGILTVMFTFMLGVTRVWFAMSRDGLLPRWFAKTHATRHVPVRVTWVVGVASAVIAGLLPIAEVAELTNIGILLAFVLVCISIIVLRRTRPDIERPFRCPAVPLVPALGVLFSLWLISFLEPVTWLRFLVWFAVGLAIYFLYGHRHSLLNRPEADLYVDAVRPGGDQSGKP